The segment CTAGACTTAAGGAGAATGAGTTTCTGAAGCTTAGAAATGTTGAAAAATGCTAGGCGCCCGTGTCTTCGTCCCGGACATCGCTGGAGGATCTTTATACGCTCcccgagaccaatagatgaCTAAAGTAACGGCAAAGTTCATTTTCTCCTTTAGGTGGTCATGAAAGTTTGAATAGCACAGCGTAATGTTATACCGTTTCCTGTCTATAGGtcttaaaaaaggaaacataTTTAGGTGAtgttaataaatattgttatagacAATAACTTTTCGTTTTTGTCACAAAAAGGCGCCAACATAGCGATGTTAAACACATGAGAGAATTTGGACCATTCTGACCATTCGAAAAGAATCACGTCAACAGAGACGTTTTAAAATAGATGTTTTGGAGAAGCCTCACACAAAATTGGTAGcggtatacatttaaaaagatcCTTATTAGTGGTCTTTATCTGACActcttttaactttttaaactttgataATGCCATTTCACTAAGTTAACATTTGATCGATAACTTCAATGAACTGACAACTTTTAAATTTTACCTgtgtaaaataatttgaatttctTCACCCCCTCCCCATTGGTTAGGACGTCGCGCCCTCATGAGACAACGTCACCCTCCTCACCCATGGGGTGCCCCCCACCACAGCTTGATGAACGCTGCAGTAGTTTATGCGAGTTTCTAATGGGCTTGTTGTCCTAGGATCATCCTCATCTTTAGAAGGCGACTTGTAGCGGGTCTGTTCTGttctaacaaacaaaaaaaagccgTCAATAGTAGGATGGTACGTTGGTCGGGAGAAAACGAGTTAGACTCTAGAATCCTATTGAAGAGgcaataaaatgttttgtttaaaacagaCTTTTGAATCGAACTTGATGCTAACGTAGAAAATGTTCTAATTGAACTATAAAATGATGTCcgataataatttaatttttcttaaaatttgatTACAAAGTCGCGTTCGCCTAATTGatactataataaaaaaaatatatgcaaatacaaattttgttctttaaaaaaaggaagcCTTTGCATCCCCCTTGTTATCAAGTAACTTTTTGGACATTTGttccaaagaaaataaaatatactagTCTACCGGCGACGTAGCTTACGCCGCTATtttacagggccggccttaggccactgcaacctatgtgaccgcagCGGGacacacactttcataggacccgcactaattctaggtgtataaaatattaaactaaaccattttataacttatattagattttccgcggcctcctgatttaccaggagctcctggaaatctcctgaaattgctaaatatacgaaaaagtcctggaaatctccggaaattattaaaatattttgaaaactaaaaacaaatctcctgaaatatatagacaaaaattgtcattttggagtgtcattcaaaatggaaaacgccaatcctacgcaagatgaaaaaaaaaaggcattatgcaataccggtaattgtggaatctggtgaaagaagcttctcgcgcatcaaactaatgaagaattacttgaggtcaacaattctcgaagatagattgaaacatttgtcaattcttgctattgagcgtgatctatataggaaacagtatttttatgatatactgtatggcttcgcaaggctcgtaaagtagttaTGTAGGtactaaagaatgaataaaatgcaaagacgaatttattttctaatacaaattcttaattttcacttattatccgtatccctactcAAACACGCCCCGCCAAAtcaacggttgagtccggccctgctatttagtgaccggtgaatacagagtaggttacttgttctctttccatgatttcttggtcacaatggttgtccggccctgctatttagtgaccggtgaatacagagtaggtTACTTGTTCACTTTCCATgatttcttggtcacaatggttgtccggccctgctatttagtgaccggtgaatacagagtaggttacttgttctctttccatgatttcttggtcacaatggttgtccggccctgctatttagtgaccggTTAAATACCACTTTTTGTCCCCCTACCCCCTCTTTTTtgtttcgcctctaaaattacatgaggtaactctagtccgcccgacttgcagaaataaaagagagatctttccattacttggtgtccaaactcttgagccatgaagagaattatatatagagatagatacAATAGggcctaaaataaaatatattgatttAGATTAGTACATTAGATAGGCTTACAATACAGGCGTCGGTGAAATGAATTTTCGgtactatttttagtttttaaatccAACTATGTGAGGCGGTCAGACTGGTTGCTCAAAACCTTCGAGACTTAGAACAGCTGGATCTATTCAAACTTCAATAGACAACGACTTCGTCTGCTTCAGAGGGCACGACTAGGCCTAAATTGTACCAAAAATCCAGAATATGAAATATCAAATGTCCGCATCAGATGTGGGAAAATAAACAGGTCGCAGTTaggtttgtgtagtcatgtgaaccaatgcactcatccttaatcttcggaatcgaagacattgccattattattattgaaacacCAGTATAACATAAGCAGCCAAGAAGACCATTTAAACATACATCATCctgacattttaaattttatttttactattattttgtttaaagtatgaATCCATTGAATGTGAATCTGCTCGAGTCtctatttcattgttttaattaCTGGTAGCTAAAACACATATACACCCAAAATACTATGTTTAGTTGATACAATTAAGATAATCTTCTGACCGGGCACAACGAATTCTGGCCAAAAGTCTACTCCTGGCTAGTCTCctgtttttttctgttgcttTGTCCCTAGCGAGACTGACACTCCGAGCTTGCTGACGACCATTAGTATCAGACGAACGTAAGGAAATAAAGGCATTGCTTTGGAGTGCTCGTTCTTTCCCTACCatcttgttcttattgttagaGATGTTAGAAACTTTTCTATTGAATGTCTCACATCTAGGATGCGCTTGGTCTAGAGCagctgtaagtagatctagtttgtCATTCACAACTGTAGATGTATTAGATTCACATGCAGGGGCGTTCCCTTTGTCGCCACCACATGGACGTGAGGGTCCATTGAGTGAGTCTCTCTGCTGTGCACGTTCTCTGACTCGTGGTGCTGCCGTCGTGCTACTCCTTGTTGCTTCTTTCTGTCTGGTTTCGCCTGTTTCTGTGTAAGCCTAGCGAATACAAATGTTTTAGTTTGAATATGTTTACATTCTATTCAAGCGAAGATGTAACGTACACAGAGGCTACTGGTCAACTTGGTAGCTCAGTCAGAAGTAGAAGTGTACTAGTGACCCAAAGACAAACATCAGTCTGAAATATCCTACCagaggacccccccccccccccccccaaatctatttggaaaaaaaaaaacaagattacaaagacagtttgtgtggaaacacaaactcaaaatcggtccccaaagtggtccacccaggcaggtaaaaatgcaggtttccatattttcagaaagaatatcagaatgaaattctatcatggcaaatgacagagaagaatggagaaagaaggttgacagatcttgtgtggtccacagaccaagggataggtgaaagagaAGGAATAGTTCAATGTTaacctgacctaactgatgtcatataatgattatccaATTGTTATGTAAAGGGTCAAACTtttcggtaaaaaaaaataaactctcCCCTCCTTTTATTCAGTGTTCTTGAGTACAATGTAACACTCTGCACTTTATGTGCTATTATTAAGGggtacttattaattgttgttttaaatatgttctacttatatacatactaaatagattttttctcttaagaaataagaatttttttttctgtaaatatagtagttagtatggcaaaacttacataacttagcaaaacaattgtaaaaaaaatttttttagcaaaaaatctaaaactgtttgcataaatgtgttaaaaatatggtaaatagtcgtctcccttactaaatagcctcccgtgtttgttactgttaatagtaaatagtagtaaaaatggtgtatttttaggaaaaaaatgcttgcaaagttgattttaaaaattaaatttttcactttcagaaaaaaaaaaatgtagccgttgcatcagaactttgaatggtctaaaagaTCGTGATGTcatattttcaatatcttttctagtttacgagatctaaacgggacggacagacaggccacacaaaactaatagccagtcaatttgattttattttcaagCTCATTTAATTGGCTACAAtggtgtaataaataaaataaattattgtagaaaatattttaagcataaatttaaaacattttaaaaaatcattaaaaaattgttatacTGACTAATCAAACCATGTAGGTAGTCACTATTGGTAGTTACTACAGGTAGTCACTATAGCTATCATAGTAGGTAGACCTACTAAGTAACCACAGTGTAATCACTGTAGGTAGTCAGTGTGACTATTTGTTGAGTATACAATAATAGTGGCCTACATATCTCTACACTAGCTCAAAAGACAAACCAAAATCTCTTTAAAACGATTTTAGTTGACTATTATAATAAGCTGACATTTTGGTTGACTATTATAATAAGCTGACATTTTAGTTGACTATTATAATAAGCTGACATTTTGGTTGACTATTATAATAAGCTGACATTTTGGTTGACTATTATAATAAGCTGACATTTTGGTTGACTATTATAATAAGCTGACATTTTGGTTGACTATTATAATAAGCTGACATTTTGGTTGACTATTATAATAAGCTGACATTTTGGTTGACTATTATAATAAGCTGACATTTTGGTTGACTATTATAATAAGCTGACATTTTGGTTGACTATTATAATAAGCTGACATTTTGGTTGACTATTATAATAAGCTGACATTTTAGTTCACTATTATAATAAGCTGACATTTTGGTTGACTATTATAATAAGCTGACATTTTGGTTGACTATTATAAAAAGCTGACATTTTGGTTGACTATTATAATAAGCTGACATTTTGGTTGACTATTATAATAAGCTGACATTTTAGTTGACTATTATAATAAGCTGACATTTTAGTTGACTATTATAATAAGCTGACATTTTGGTTGACTATTATAATAAGCTGACATTTTAGTTGACTATTATAATAAGCTGACATTTTGGTTGACTATTATAATAAGCTGACATTTTAGTTGACTATTATAATAAGCTGACATTTTGGTTGAATATTATAATAAGCTGACATTTTAGTTGACTATTATAATAAGCTGACATTTTGGTTGACTATTATAATAAGCTGACATTTTAGTTGACCAAATAAACCTCATCGAACGGTCTCCTACCCTCATGGTTTGATTCTCTGTGTTTTACTTACTGGAGATAGAATCTGTAACAGTCCTTCTTTATCCTTGACCGTCACTACAGGCTCAATATGTGGGTGGGACAAGTAGCTTTGGTCAGTGAATGCTATCACAATATCATTAGTTGCCCAAGAGACTCTCTTCTGACCTGTGGACAAATTAAATCTTGTTAGTTCGCCACAGATTTTCTAATTAATGAAATAACTATTTACAGTGATTATCTACATTGACTACCTACAGTGACGGCCTACACTACAGTGACTCTACGGTTTCTGACTATCATTCAGAATCTCTAGGTATGAATAAAATTGTAACTTCCATTATTTAAACTTAGTGCATTTTGTGACTGATCGATTGTTTAAATGGTATTTGTCCTCTACTGCAGAGCTCTGTCTGATCACTTCAATGCCAGCGACGTATTGAAATGAAGAAGCAGATCAGAAATATTTGGAACGAAATTAAATGCTTTTATTTCTCAACTCGGAATCACGAAACTATGAAagacactttgcacatataatttcatttcaatttGACTTCAAAGAAGTAGATAGAATAAACTGAGTTGTAACTCAACGCTCCTCATGGTTGTTCTCTCCCCCTGGTACATTCGCTTCTCTCCCATTTCTAGTcatttatttttagtctagGAGCAGCTTCTCGTACATGCTCGAAACTAGATAATTCGAACAACTTTCGACAATCAAACAACTTTCAACAATCAAAAAACTTTCAACAATCAAACAACTTTCAACAATCAAAAAACTTTCAACAATCAAACAACTTTCAACAATCAAACAACTTTCAACAATCAAACAACTTTCAACAATCAAACAACTTTCAACAATCAAACAACTTTCAACAATCAAACAACTTTCAACAATCAAACAACTTTCAACAATCAAacaacttttgacaatcaaaaaaCTTTCGACAATCAAacaacttttgacaatcaaagaACTTTCGACAATCAATCAACTTTCAACAATCAAACAACTTTCAACAATCAAACAACTTATGACAATCAAACAACTTTCAAAAATCAAACAACTTTCAACAATCAAACAACTTTCAACAATCAAACAACTTTCAACAATCAAACAATTTCAACAATCAAACAACTTTCAAAAATCAAACAACTTTCAACAATCAAACAACTTTCAACAATCAAACAACTTTCAACAATCAAACAATTTCAACAATCAAACAACTTTCGACAATCAAACAACTTTCAAAAATCAAACAACTTTCAACAATCAAACAACTTCCAACAATCAAACAACTTCCAACAATCCAACCTTGAGGCGTAGTTCTGAATATTTGTTCGTCGTCTAGTTTCTCTACCAAACTTATTTCTTCCAACCGTGAGATCATAACGTGTATATCACGTGTCAGtgactaaaaatagaaaaacacacaGACTAGCACAAAGTACGTCATCAAGCAAGTGAGCGACACTGGGACTAAGTCAACTAACTGGACCAAGGAAAGGTCACTCAAGTCTCACACTgtgttctctctctcattctgtttattttttaatttaatgactAAAATAACTAATTTAGTATCACCCCagtgtttttcaaacttttaatagTGACGCCTACCCAGACAAAATTGTGCCAACCCCTGCCAACCACAGGTGTCCAGCACAAAGTGTTTTCCTGGAGTCCAGGCTTTTGAAATTCATTCACTTGCCGTCTACAACACACTAGTTCTGCAAGAAGAGCGCGTGTCAAAGAAAGTTCCACTGAAAAAGGTTTGGGATGGATGTTTGAGAAACATTCGAGACAGCAGAACACACAGATCTACGTTTATAATGGACTTCTTGCCATAAGGTCATTCTAGTGGGCAGCAAGACATTTTGTAGATGGTCGGTTGTTTTCTCTCGCACTATACATCAAGAGACTAGAATGGATAGACCTTTGACCTATCTGCGGGCACCTTTACTTCTACATGGCCTGATCACTCTTGTTAGCACATTGCATCTAACAGAGAAACGGGCACCTTTACTTCTACATGGCCTGATCACTCTTGTTAGCACATTGCATCTAACAGAGAAACGGGCACCTCTACTTCTACATGGCCTGATCACTCTTGTTAGCACATTGCATCTAACAGAGAAACGGGCACCTCTACTTCTACATGGCCTGATCACTCTTGTTAGCACATTGCATCTAACAGAGAAACGGGCACCTCTGCTTTAACATGGCCTGATCACTCTTGTTAGCACATTGCATCTAACAGAGAAACGGGCACCTTTACTTCTACATGGCCTGATCACTCTTGTTAGCACATTGCATCTAAAATGAGAAACGGCCAGATAGCGTACCGCGTGTGAACCTATTGTGTGTAGTCTAATGTATTGAGATATTTGTTTTTACCAACATCCCTTGCTTCCAGACCTACCAGCGTAGTGTTCAGATAGACTCTGCTCACATGGAATGATTTCTTCCACAGCGCATGACTTCTGGTTTAGTATGTCTTGACTCATTGATTCCAATGTCTCCTTATTGGCTTCAACAATCCTATCCTCAGGAAGAACGTGCGGCCCATCGAGTGTCTCAGGTTGGTCTTTGCAGGACTTTGTCAATATCGTCTTAGTCTCTCTACAATCTTCACGTGGTATATCTTGTTGAGTGTTCTTTGATGGTCCAATGTTTAGAGACACTCTTTGCGTCTTATCTGCTCCcttaaattttgcaaaattgATTTCTGATGAGTTTCTTTGTTGTAAATCTCGCCCAGGTAACTGCCTGAAAAAGAAGACGAACTAGAAGATCAATAATCTGATCACAAAACATCACATCGCtcagaacaaatattttatcatCCATTGCATCACTTATAAAAATTGAATCTCTCATAAACATTGCATCATCCATATACATAATACACACTACTTAGTAACCTACCCAGCGTCACAGCATCTGTCATGAGAGTTTCTCTTGAAACCTTTTGGATTGGTCAATCTTTCCAGAATCTCTAGAGTCCAGTGTTCCGGTTTCTTAACAGCAACTTGTTCTGAAAACTTTACTGTTGAATAATGAGGTAATGAACTCAACTAGTAGAACCCGCTTGGAATAATGCGCAGAAGACGATCATCTGACTCTACTATTCATGGTGTATAAAAGACTAAATCGTGCATAATAGACGAATGGCTTAAGTGGTTCTTATATATCATATATTATattactagtcgacccgcggcgtagcatacgccgcttcGTAAAGGCCATGATCCAAGGGACCGCTAAATAGCAGCGATATGGAGAGACGTTGACCCGGATTGTCAACTCAAGGAGTTATATGGACATTCTCAGAAGTGAATAATAATAGTAGCTGGAAGTATTTGAGACATAGACACAATTTCAGCCTCGCCACCATAAACGCCGGAAGTATTCATGTAGGCAGCGTATTGTTTAGCAGAGTGTATGACTATGCTTCCGTGAGTAAGAACAACGGACAGGGTGTCGCCATAGTTATCCCAATGTTCGCAAACGTTACAACCATCTTGTGAAGttcgagagcaacagtttcgtcgatgatatttttccagaaatatgcgactgataaaaataaacagttacCTGATGCAGTAATTTCGACTTcattgaaagacctgttgactccacGAAATAAATGTGAAGCGGTGGTCATGTTTAGGAAACGAAGGGCAATACGAAGggacaaaatcaaaacaaagctacagaaaaaaaacatgcaagTATTTGaatgacaccagatattgacGACAAACTCGTGGGACTCTacaagtaaattttaaaaagatcaaTGCTTACTTTTGTCTACAGAACAAAAGATTCAAAACCATGCTGAATAGAACAAAAGAAGTTTGAGTTACACACGAACTCTCAGACGGCCCTTACGGGTCATTCGTATTCACAACCCACTTCACAAGTACACGTATACCTAAATAGCAATTAGCAAAACGGACGTCATTTAGTCATTATATTTGTAAGATAGTAGATGTGTATATTTATAAACTATTTCAGAAACCAAAGAGTAAGAGTACACTTTTGGAGGACACTGAATAGTCTGTGAAGCTAGTTTTAACACTTTCGTGATGTGGACATTATATTTACAAGTTAACACTTGATTCACCGTAATAAAAAAAGAGCTCGTAAAACCGGCttttttaagaataaaaaaaatgttaagttcccctttcagatattgtggtctatagggcagatgatgtaaaggtcatctgttcctgtggcctacggttaacagaaggtgtcatgtggtcagcataacgaccaaccgccattacttttccccaactgatgtcagatacccattagagctgtgcgcccaaagatcccgaaattaaaaatcccagtcttcaccaggattcgaaaccgggacccccggttcagtagccaagcgctttaccgctcagccaccgcacctccctttttaagaatattttgtttatttttcagaaaataaaacgGTGCCGTGGGACTTATTTCGAACACGTTGCAGTTGATAGTGAAATGTGATTTCAATAACGCTTTTTATTCGTTTTTGAGATGCCAACgtgacatacatacagacagacacacagcaCAAAATAATAACGAACGTTTTCGACAAAGAACGTTCAAAATGagattcaagaaaaaaaaaaagcagttccATAGAAAATAATccaataacaaggttacaaagacagtttgtgtggaaacacaaactcaaagttggcccccgaagtagtccacccaagcaggtaaaaaggcaggtataaatatttttagaaagaacattaatgaaattctatcaaagacaaatgacagagaagaatggagaaagaaggttgacagatctttgtgtggtgccccagcggtcctgcagaccaaaggataggtgaaagtgaatgtgaagctagatgtgaacctggcctaactgatgtcttttaatgaagatctaattgatctaattgttttgtcaatctcttattcaaatcctcaataaaaaacatttccgtacaATAAATTCCTTTAGCCAAGTTTCTAATGTTACACTGTAACATTGCAGTTCaggcgataatatgaaaaactaattattaattgttgttttaaattatatccgacttatatgcatactaaatagtttttttctctttaaaaaaaagtaaactttttttttaaatgtagtagttactatgacagaacttatttaatttagcaatacaaatgtaaaaaaaaaatctaaaatcatttgcataaatgtgttaaaaatacaatatatagtCAACTCAAGAGCCTTCcgtgtttattactattaatagtgaatggttgtaaaattggtgtatttttatgaaaaaaaaaaaaaaacaagctgcTTGCataagagattttaaaaattagttttttcgcattcagaaaagaaaaaagtagccgttgcatcagaactttttatgatctaaaatattgtgatgtcggattttcactatcttttctagtttacaagttctaaacgggacggacggatggacggacggacggacagacattccacacaaaactaatagcgtattttcccctttcggggtccGCTAAAAATGAGTTAATAATTTATGTGaaataagaacatttttttttaccatgatCTTGAGTTGGCCGTCTCTGTAAGTAACCTGGCAAGTAGAAGTCTATCTCAGCCTCCAAGTTCAGCTGACTCCGACAATCCTGTGGATACGAAGCATCGAAAACATTTCCGAGCGTGGCAAATATTAGATCGTTCAAGTTGTGTAGAATTGATTAAGTGCTAAGGGAA is part of the Biomphalaria glabrata chromosome 10, xgBioGlab47.1, whole genome shotgun sequence genome and harbors:
- the LOC106061077 gene encoding uncharacterized protein LOC106061077 isoform X2 encodes the protein MSELSTFHIHYPHSNNFLTWDELGCLSRSLGFPSDLFRRYLPQDVRTTYCDNTGMSVKTFHRVLEQASLHTVLHRTYNMHTAQWNVRVIQRTLVMLEHKVLNFDDVYKVRVAYMTYEHGDMKGMLLHKNVLIRTLKFCGRVISPLKLLHRVKHMKDKLDERGRIQLYEFYNLILWCDLYTSFDPQQVETSSGKDGGHLFKVVDFRRLLSHHDQRLAHQLNHKFYKEERDYGKFSLGRNQKFTEQVVITQARIDQANLHNDKYRYLKQEIEESEKRVNQAQAGSIRDRPLSAPDLTRFEEHKQVESTSSTMKRRLQSAPPRVKRKSEKGSTCTDTTVPLTPRAVSADDVREMTTKMAELQFEIVTSDCRSQLNLEAEIDFYLPGYLQRRPTQDHVKFSEQVAVKKPEHWTLEILERLTNPKGFKRNSHDRCCDAGQLPGRDLQQRNSSEINFAKFKGADKTQRVSLNIGPSKNTQQDIPREDCRETKTILTKSCKDQPETLDGPHVLPEDRIVEANKETLESMSQDILNQKSCAVEEIIPCQKRVSWATNDIVIAFTDQSYLSHPHIEPVVTVKDKEGLLQILSPAYTETGETRQKEATRSSTTAAPRVRERAQQRDSLNGPSRPCGGDKGNAPACESNTSTVVNDKLDLLTAALDQAHPRCETFNRKVSNISNNKNKMVGKERALQSNAFISLRSSDTNGRQQARSVSLARDKATEKNRRLARSRLLARIRCARSEDYLNCIN
- the LOC106061077 gene encoding uncharacterized protein LOC106061077 isoform X4, whose product is MSELSTFHIHYPHSNNFLTWDELGCLSRSLGFCGRVISPLKLLHRVKHMKDKLDERGRIQLYEFYNLILWCDLYTSFDPQQVETSSGKDGGHLFKVVDFRRLLSHHDQRLAHQLNHKFYKEERDYGKFSLGRNQKFTEQVVITQARIDQANLHNDKYRYLKQEIEESEKRVNQAQAGSIRDRPLSAPDLTRFEEHKQVESTSSTMKRRLQSAPPRVKRKSEKGSTCTDTTVPLTPRAVSADDVREMTTKMAELQFEIVTSDCRSQLNLEAEIDFYLPGYLQRRPTQDHVKFSEQVAVKKPEHWTLEILERLTNPKGFKRNSHDRCCDAGQLPGRDLQQRNSSEINFAKFKGADKTQRVSLNIGPSKNTQQDIPREDCRETKTILTKSCKDQPETLDGPHVLPEDRIVEANKETLESMSQDILNQKSCAVEEIIPCEQSLSEHYAGQKRVSWATNDIVIAFTDQSYLSHPHIEPVVTVKDKEGLLQILSPAYTETGETRQKEATRSSTTAAPRVRERAQQRDSLNGPSRPCGGDKGNAPACESNTSTVVNDKLDLLTAALDQAHPRCETFNRKVSNISNNKNKMVGKERALQSNAFISLRSSDTNGRQQARSVSLARDKATEKNRRLARSRLLARIRCARSEDYLNCIN
- the LOC106061077 gene encoding uncharacterized protein LOC106061077 isoform X1, with product MSELSTFHIHYPHSNNFLTWDELGCLSRSLGFPSDLFRRYLPQDVRTTYCDNTGMSVKTFHRVLEQASLHTVLHRTYNMHTAQWNVRVIQRTLVMLEHKVLNFDDVYKVRVAYMTYEHGDMKGMLLHKNVLIRTLKFCGRVISPLKLLHRVKHMKDKLDERGRIQLYEFYNLILWCDLYTSFDPQQVETSSGKDGGHLFKVVDFRRLLSHHDQRLAHQLNHKFYKEERDYGKFSLGRNQKFTEQVVITQARIDQANLHNDKYRYLKQEIEESEKRVNQAQAGSIRDRPLSAPDLTRFEEHKQVESTSSTMKRRLQSAPPRVKRKSEKGSTCTDTTVPLTPRAVSADDVREMTTKMAELQFEIVTSDCRSQLNLEAEIDFYLPGYLQRRPTQDHVKFSEQVAVKKPEHWTLEILERLTNPKGFKRNSHDRCCDAGQLPGRDLQQRNSSEINFAKFKGADKTQRVSLNIGPSKNTQQDIPREDCRETKTILTKSCKDQPETLDGPHVLPEDRIVEANKETLESMSQDILNQKSCAVEEIIPCEQSLSEHYAGQKRVSWATNDIVIAFTDQSYLSHPHIEPVVTVKDKEGLLQILSPAYTETGETRQKEATRSSTTAAPRVRERAQQRDSLNGPSRPCGGDKGNAPACESNTSTVVNDKLDLLTAALDQAHPRCETFNRKVSNISNNKNKMVGKERALQSNAFISLRSSDTNGRQQARSVSLARDKATEKNRRLARSRLLARIRCARSEDYLNCIN
- the LOC106061077 gene encoding uncharacterized protein LOC106061077 isoform X3; amino-acid sequence: MSVKTFHRVLEQASLHTVLHRTYNMHTAQWNVRVIQRTLVMLEHKVLNFDDVYKVRVAYMTYEHGDMKGMLLHKNVLIRTLKFCGRVISPLKLLHRVKHMKDKLDERGRIQLYEFYNLILWCDLYTSFDPQQVETSSGKDGGHLFKVVDFRRLLSHHDQRLAHQLNHKFYKEERDYGKFSLGRNQKFTEQVVITQARIDQANLHNDKYRYLKQEIEESEKRVNQAQAGSIRDRPLSAPDLTRFEEHKQVESTSSTMKRRLQSAPPRVKRKSEKGSTCTDTTVPLTPRAVSADDVREMTTKMAELQFEIVTSDCRSQLNLEAEIDFYLPGYLQRRPTQDHVKFSEQVAVKKPEHWTLEILERLTNPKGFKRNSHDRCCDAGQLPGRDLQQRNSSEINFAKFKGADKTQRVSLNIGPSKNTQQDIPREDCRETKTILTKSCKDQPETLDGPHVLPEDRIVEANKETLESMSQDILNQKSCAVEEIIPCEQSLSEHYAGQKRVSWATNDIVIAFTDQSYLSHPHIEPVVTVKDKEGLLQILSPAYTETGETRQKEATRSSTTAAPRVRERAQQRDSLNGPSRPCGGDKGNAPACESNTSTVVNDKLDLLTAALDQAHPRCETFNRKVSNISNNKNKMVGKERALQSNAFISLRSSDTNGRQQARSVSLARDKATEKNRRLARSRLLARIRCARSEDYLNCIN